In the genome of Lathyrus oleraceus cultivar Zhongwan6 chromosome 4, CAAS_Psat_ZW6_1.0, whole genome shotgun sequence, the window aaagatacttttgttttactttctccgttttgtttgcataaacgtccattgatttaattcgaattaatatatgcatttgaatatgattgatgtttaccgaaaatacatgcataaaatagaaatagcaattactaaaagactttaggatcaaggataaggtttaaccatgcgttctaacaaatccggttgcaaatcctattccccagcaaaaccagttattcccagaagaaattggcactactagacagactggtcatctcttttatccccagtcaggttctgttgaatatttctaccatcagacagaaatcaaatatccccagctaagaaagggtcatcaatacaattatctccaaccagaatatcgggatttattttcccctggcaaaatttttcagacgcataattcattcatgcatcatttcacaacatatacatgcatgcaatgttcgcatttattttcaagagcataaaacatctcatgcatcatgacatggcatgaggctaactcttttttttccaggttaattatcctcctgatacagtcaaaataaagattcattcagacggatatctttatcgattacattcaagattcagatacatctttcagatataatccatatgaatattcattctgacaagcattctgatatcctcctaatgatggcatctttaagcccatcccagacatttattgcaaatacaacatatacaaatattatcagatatagcctagcgtacggctgattctgattcagcctaacgtatggttccttcaactgttccaatacggtctagcgtacgacccatttggatattcatcccctcagatactacctagcgtacaatacattctgaaatgtagtctagcgtatgactaccccttttatcatcagatacagcctaatggacggctcattctgctactcagatacgatctagcgtatgatccattctgatcttttatcctcagatacagcctaatggacggctcattctacaactcagatacggtctagtgtacgacccagtctggctcttctcattagatactacctagcgtacggtacattctgaaatgtagtctagcgtacgactactttttatcaccagatacagcctaacggacgactcattctactactcagatacgatctagcgtacgatccattctgatctttatttctccagatacagcctaacggacggctcactctgctactcagatacggtctagcgtctgacccattctgatccttatctcatcaggttcagctcaccctaatatcacctaatggatgactcattatacggtccagcgtacgacccagtgtgacacccatgtcttcagatatggtctaatgtacgacgcactctgaagctctcatcatcaaactttctggatggcatctttaagcccatctccatcaagactatcttttaattaacaagtgcaaatttttggggcattccaagtgttcaataatcttccacctccagatcacgaatggcgtacataccattctaattctctcggtttaagaatattgaacaggggcagctgtcataccccaaaatttgcctgttaatttttatgataaattgattcatgcatgacattcatttcacatttgcattcattcattagcatacattctcatataaattataaattttaatttatttattatgtgatacagatataaaaaataataataattttggttatctgtatgatataaacaaattttataaaatagttttaatttagagattaattactatacactgtcagtgtaaaaagttttacaccgtcggttcatcatcatcacccgtttgtattactttatagatttttaaaataaaagtcaaacttcttttaatatccaacgtctataattaagtgatggtgtaaaactcttttacactgatagtgtatttcaattaatctctttaatttaatgataaataaaaatagatttgaattttaattgtataattaaacttttaaattaattttatttgttaaagctcattaaattataataactattttttataatttagtgactcatgttccatttattcattatttataaataatatttatttagtaattcacgttttttacttaataaaatttatttgtaagagtaacatttttttaagcccataaattataaaataattttggttgatataagtaagaataattttgatttattttttttaaatgatgaaagtaaaaatagaaataggtttaaattttaattcaattatgtaactaaaatttaaattaatttttatttaaattattcattatttataataatatttgtatttaataaatatttagcaaaGTTAAACCCTAACTttcctaaagtataggaagggatccaaatatttagcaaggttaaaccctaactttcctaaagtataggaagagatccaaatatttagcaaggttaaaccctaactctcctaaagtataggaagggatccaaatatttagcaaggttaaaccctaatccacaccattataaatacttcatatggctgcagcgagagaggaaagacgaaaaagaggagagatacagcagaagaagatacacaaggcaaggcagaagcaagaagattcacgggcagggaaaagataaacaaccataaagcactcatagcctgaataagaacaacacacatacagtgagcaagctagaagaatcaaatccccagtaaaTGTTCATTATGaaatttgcatccagcatgattaccttgcaatactccttaattcatgcatgaataatattggtttaatatatatatatattgagatgatgtattcatggtttggtggatgttgatattgctttattcaagtatgcatctgttcttgatatgtcatagcatgttggagaaattttgtttgcatgattaaagaattatatctgcaatttaattattattatatgagtgttgtttctagcatgattatgtttatttcacatgttgttattacataataatgatgatgatgatataatggtgataatataaatccttggttatctttaacatgtatgtgtaaggtttattttatcattatcacttgcagtaaagagaactaatacatgagtaaaataatataagcttcttgatttgtgcatgactatttttattattgcatgatgattacatatgatcttattttatgtgtgtggtttgatataagatgaagttacaggtttgttgtattcacatgaaagaaacaacatgggaaaaaataaagtagcttgccgtaagagagaaagctgtaacatgcatggtggtgttgtgtcaaaaatggaaaaatccatgtagaattaatatattttaatgaaggcgaattaataacgaatggaccaacatggctcgttggtagctcccccctcactGCAACGCTTTTCAgttactccctttccactataattaattcaccactatttttctattattaaaataaaacccattaattaattttctaattaatatatcatattagttatttaaactaggatataatttaatctagtttattaattaaattttcatatatcacttaattaattaaaatgggctattttgaataataaaaatctaattattttttttttctcttttcttttaaaatgtctatcaatttagtctaagtttttccataaattcattaaaaaaaagtttctattattatagactaaaaatattcttaattcattcttaaatttagtttatttatttcatttgtcatgaactttctatgtaatagatttaagggttaaatacacttttcccccctgtaatgttagcgagtttaggattaccccctgtaaaaatattttttgtaaacCCCCCCTTATGTTATGTAGATTCCTTCATAGAACCCCCTAATATCCAGGTGGCATGGAATCTAATAAGAGGTCCTACACCTggcatatttttaattttgttaaagTGATTATGTGTCATTTTACACTTTTTAATTTCAAATACCCCCTTAGAAAATTAGGGTTCTGAACATAGCAGGGAAGACGAAGACGAAATTTCCAGGGGAAGAcgaagacgaagaagaagaatGCAGGGAACGAAGCAAACGAGAAAGACGACCgcagtgaagacgaagatgaagacAACCTCAGCGAATACGAAGAAGCGATCCAGCTCAGTGAAGACGAGCTCAGTGAAGTGTCCAAAGTCCGAGGTTAGTAAAAATTTGAAGTTCATCAATGTCGTAGGGTAAAATTTTGAAATCAACAATCTTTGACATGTGGGTATAATATATTGACAGGATTCACAACACTTTAGTGTTACACTCCACCATGGGGGTGAATTTTACAGGGTTTTTGAAGAAGAAATTATATACAGAGGGGGTACGGATACGACAGTTAATGGGGTTCAGTAGCTGCTGATTGAAGTTAAGATTAGTAATGGAGTTAACTCCAAGAGGAAGAAATCAAGGTCATGTTGTGACTTTTGACAGAGATGCAGATTCATTTGTGGAGGAAGATAAAGAGCTTCAATCTAAATGGGCTGCTATAGAGAAACTACCAACTTTCAAAAGGATTAAAACTTCTTTTGTTGATGAAATCACTCAGGAGGAGAGTGGTAGTAGATGGCAAAGAAGTAGTAGTAAAAGGGTTGTCGATGTTACTAAACTTGGAGCTGTTGATAAGCGTTTGTTTATTGATAAGCTCATCAAGCATATTGAGAATGATAATCTCAACTTGTTGCAGAAACTTAGAGAAAGgatggaaaggtaatttgttTACACTGGACTAGATCATGCTGCAAAATAAGTTGTTTTTGTTTTACTAACAAATTAGGGTTGACATTTTGTTTGAGTGGAGTATTCACAACTGATTATGATATTTTTGGCATCCAATTCTGGAGTTGAGTAGATTTTGTACTATAGATTGATTGACTTATTCGAGCTTATTTACTCACATAAACACTTACGAGACTGTTTGAGAGAGCTTATGAAAATAGCTTCTGACATGTGCACCAGCTGTTTTTAGCTTATTTCCATAATAAATTCTTCGGAATAACTTGTAACTGTTGTTATAGAAATAGCTTATACATAAGCACTTATATGATAAGCACTTTTGTTACATTTATGGCACTCAGTTAAAAGAAGGAAGGGGGTTATCTTTTCAGTTTATATTAGTGGATTATTTTGAAGAATTGGCTGATAGATTGGTTTGTTTTCAGAGTGAATGTGAAGTTACCTAGTGTGGAGGTAAGGTACAAGAACCTGAATGTAGAAGCAGAATGTGAGGTTGTTCAAGGGAAGCCACTTCCTACTCTATGGAATTCTTTTTTTAGCTTATTTTCAGTAAGTATGCTTCCTTCAATCTCTCTTTCTATTTATATGCACCACAACCTACATTTGTCACTGCCTCATCTTATTTGTACAAGCAAACAGAACTAACTTGTGATTCAAACAGGATTTAGTGAAGACTATATCATGCAGTTCTCAAGAAACCAAATTGGGCATTCTTAAAGATGTCAGTGGCATCATAAAGCCGGCAAGGTAAGTGAACATTTTACAAGGATGCACTCATATTCACATGAATTCGGTATTCACAATCACAAATAGAAAAGGATCCATAAGACACTCTGGCATGGATATGGTTATTTGACAAAAAAAACAAAATGATGAAgcttaaaataaaaaaatggacCGGATTTCTAAACGTTAACTCATCAAATATGGCTTTTAATGCAGGCTTACTCTTCTTCTGGGTCCACCTAGCTGTGGGAAAACTACCTTACTAATGGCATTGGCTGGAAAACTAGATCAATCTCTTGAGGTCAGTTTTTAAACACAGTAATATAGAATAAAGTTAATGTGCAAAGTCATTGAgttcaaatgattttttttagCATAACTTCAAAATCAATGAAGATTCTACGTATTAATCGCTGTGGTATCCTACCTCTTTACTTAACTTTAGGTTTCTGGAGAAATCTGTTACAATGGTCACAGACTAGATGAATTTGTTCCTCAAAAAACATCAGCTTACATAAGCCAGTATGACCTGCACATTCCTGAGATGACAGTCAGGGAAACTATTGACTTCTCGGCACGTTGTCAGGGGGTTGGAAGCAGAGCTGGTAATCTTTCTTGCTTATTCAATCCTAGATTATCCATATAAGTTGTAACTAATACATTTTGTCTTACATTCTACATTCTGTCTTACATTCTTCATTGTGATATGCATTGTGATGACAACCATACATTGTGTCTTACATTGTAGAGAAAACCTAAAAAAGGACATGTGCCAACTGCAACTGATATGCCTACTGCAAATGATATGCCAACTGCATCTGATATGCCTGCCCCAACTGCAACTGATATGACTGTTCCAACAAATGTGCCTGTTCCAACTGATCCACAGCCTCCAACTGATATGCCTGTTCCAACTATTATGAGTCAAACAGGATCTAGTGTGGCTGCCTCAATCACAAAACAATCCAGAAAAAGGGTTGAAAAAAAACCAATCATCAAAAGAAGGCAAAGTGAGAGGATCAAGTTGAGTTGGTTTAAAAGACCCATAACAGGTGAAGGAATATCTAGTGACAAACCAATTACCCTACCAGAAAATGAAGACATACCCACTTCAAAATGAGGGACTGATTATTATGTTTCTGCTATGTATTTTGTAATCCTTTTGGAAAACTCTTTTGTAATGCCAACTGATCTTTGAAGACATGTATTTTGTAATCCTTTTGTAACAAACATATGCACTTACTGTGATGATCAATTCTAATGTATCAGTTTAACATTATTGGTGTGTATTGTCTATAAAACACAATGGCTAGTCTGTCAcatttttttcttgtttttcataaaCCATGAATTCTGCAGAGAGCCATGGCTAGTCTGTGCACTAATCTTACAACAAAACCATGAATTCTGCAGGACCTAAAGAAAAAGCCAAAGTATTTAATTACATTCACCTTGAATTCTGCACTGAAAAAGTTTAAGAGATAGACTACATTAATATATTTCAATTTATTTATATGTTTACTATGTCATATTTTCTTTAGAATTACTGACTATAAAATTGTTCTGTAGTTTTCTGatgattttgcaattttgctctTTCATTATGATATAACATTTTTCTGTCATTATTGGTAGATTGAATGCTGAAAGTTTAATCAAATAATGATGCTGCACTGACAGTTTAAGATTGATGAACAGATTATATTTCATTGATGAACACATTACAAGTTCAACATTACATTGCTGAAAAACACTAATGACATAACAATTACATGACAGACTCATTAGACTAACTTAACCATAGCTGCTATCAACATCCATGACAGACCAATTACAAACATTAACCATAAATTTTTCCTCTTTTCCATTGCAATCTTTTTCTTCAGTTTTTCTAACTTGTTAAGCTTTCCGACTCTGCAATCTATCTCCTCAACAATCTCTTTAgcaaattcaatcaaataagCCTTGTTGACTTCACATTGGCGGCATCCGGACGGATTGGTTTCTTTCACTGCAAACTCACTGACCAAATCATCCCACAAAAATAAACCGCACCCATTCTGCAATTTGAGACAAACACCACCAACAATTAATTTCGAAATCAaactcaaaataataaaatgcttCAAAATTGCTCACCATATTATTCCTGCATTTCCAAAATTTGCGACCGGGGTTTTCAATTGACTTGGAGACCAACAACTTCATGGTTTCATTGCATCCACATCTTGGTAAGTCGTTTCCAACTTCACTCGTGGAAGATGCCTTGCTGCCACCCATAACCCAGATGAAGGGGACACGGACGAAGATgaagagagggatggatttggggtagggatggatttcacgaagagagagagggatggatttgggatagggatggatttcacgaagagagagagggatggatttgggatagggatggatttcacgaagagagagagggatggatttggaACCCTAATTTCTAGTTTATGCCATGCTGGAGACCTAATGAAGATTCACatgtgaaaataaaaaaattaaaaagccACGTCTGAAATAAAAAACCAAGATTCCATGCCACCTGGATATTAGGGGGTTCTATGAAGGAATCTACATAACATAAGGGGGGTATTGAAAAAATAACTTTACCAGGGGGGTAACCCTAAACTCGCTAACATTACAGGGGGGTAAAGTGTATTTAACCCtagatttaattaggatttttttttatttctttcttgttagtttaattaggttttattattttgtatgcccttttaattttgtactcgttaattaagatttagatattttatatccccttttaaattatgtacccccatcccgaagccatgtaatagcgtagtcttatttttcgcactttaatttttccataccgtgaatataactgtctagatgtatgctaataggattgcatggaaagataaataatcgaacttagataaattaattcaagataatatatctgaatccaatcatttccacacttacacctctagggtaaccctctctttgttgccttacgatattacggtcatgtcctgcgaatgtggggatacccttagcaaagaccctttcgattaaattatcatcatccctaaacagataagtcatagtcccttcgatcaaaaggtcaatgtccctacaagataaatcctagtccctcgaacgttgccttcgaatatatgaccttgtccttcgaacgttgccttcgaatatatgactttgtccctcgatgacccttcgttgtagcctacgattaaatgatgatcatcccttcgaatgctaaggtatccttacaaatgttgccttcaatgaccaattgacgaccccacgatgtccctttacatccaaaggataagactacttacttctcaatagtaaggacagttttaccctcctaaggataggaaatacctataaagaccttggttaggtataactcttaaatgcttgctcacagcttaaaatacttttcacacctcacacttttcaaaacatcttttagaaaatcaccacttggtatacattcgcaccagaatcatcgccgagttatatttttctaaacatctttcaaaatcaaacgagataaacactttgtatacattcgtacaagaatcattacaaagttaaactctcctttcaaaatattttctaaacacaccacatttctcaaacactttctcaaacaaggaaaacataagtgagttaagcaattaagagcccatggataaccatggatacaaagggttctaacaccttccctttgtataatgtacctcccgaactcaaaatctaatcaaggtctttcctgttcttttccgcctttccttattggataaaagaaaagtcggtggcgactcttgctatccgcaacattacttttcaaagcaaaaacacaaagtcagttcaccgtatcacaacTAGCATAATATAACTACCATAAAATATTGCATTCATCAAATGTGTTTATTCTCCCCTTATTTTCCACAAAATGGGCAAGGGGCAGGAGCAGTCAAGCAAAATAACCAAAACAGCCTAGGAGGGGAAGAAATCtaaagaatcggaaaaagtaaaaaaaatggGACCAACAGTGGGAGCCATCGTCCTGCCCTTAGAGCTATTAAACAATCATCACAATGACCCATACAGGGGTGCAACAACATCATTAATCAAATAAACTTTAAATCTTCAAAATTATCACATGAACCATAACCAGAGCCAACTTCACTTGCACTAGACACATCCTCATTATCATTACCATCCTGATCTTTAATTGTCCTGGCATTTTCCGGTTCAGCAACCTGAGAAGTTGAAGCACCATGACCCTTAGGAACCATAATCTTTATCAGCTCATCTATTATATTATTACAAGCAGTGGATACCATAATCACTTCTTGAAGGGGCTTAGACACTTGCATCAATTCAAATAATACATTACTTCTAGTAGTTGCAGACATGGGAGGAATTTCAGGGAGGTCACTCTCATTTGTCAGATTAAAATAAATATTGAGAATAGACATGCCTGGTACATGTTTCGCAACAAACAACATGTAACTTAAAGTTAGTGGAGTTCCACTAACACATACAACCTCTTCACTACTAATAATACCATGCCTTTAACTAACCAGAATTCCAGAAATAAGTGCATGGAAGCTAATAGGAAGCTTAACTACATACGACTCAACTTGTTTGAGGACTTGTTCAAAACATACTCTCCAAAATCAAAAGCAGCCTTAGTGACTATATGATATATAAGTTTAGCCAAAGAAGTTGTAATACTTGAGTTGTGGTTGGTTGGTGCTCAGTTTGCAACTCCAATCATGTTGAGGATGGCATACTTCACACTTACATTAGTAGAAGGAAGCAATGTTTTACGTTTCCAGTCTTTAAATGTGCCTCCAGTAATCTCTTGAGCAATTGTGTTCATATTTGGAACCTTGTCAGTTGTTATCAGTTTGCCATGACTAAAGTATTCGTTGATGACAATTGGAGAAAAAAATGCAACAACCATGAATGTGAACACTTCAGCATCTTAGAGCAACTCAATAATCTCTTCACACTTTAGGGCCTTTTCAAAAATTTCTCTTTTAAGAGCAATTATCCTATGGTAAACATACTTCAGTTTTAAAACACTCTGCTTAGAATGGAAGAGACTTTGGCCATTGGAGCAAGAGGAACATCATAAGGGATCTTCTTTCTTCCAACAAACTTCCAATTTTAATTCATAGGAAAAACCACAATGTCCTCCACAATGTTGTCCACATCATCTTCATAAATTTCAACCACATGGGCAACTTTCCTATTAGGGGTGGCCTTCTTCTTGACTGCGGACTTACTCGTATTAGCAACATCCTTCTTCTTTTTACCGGATACTCCTTCTTTCTTAGCTTTTAGAGTAGCTACCCTTTTGTTTAGGGCCTTCTTGGGTTTGAGGGTATCATTCTTCTTGTTGAACTTATTATTGTTTTTCATGTTTTTAGCAGGGGCACTAGGGACCTCCATATAAACATTCTCAACATCTACGTCCACATTGTCACTTACAAACTTACCAGAATCATCCTCAAAGTTAGTGGTAACCATGTCCTCATCATCGTGATCAACATTGTTGTTAGAGGAAATATTTTAATTATCCTGGTGCGTTGGTGACTCTGTCTCCATAATGTTAGACTGATTGTCCTGTACATCATTCACGATATTTTGATCTTCCATATTTTTTTCCTAGGTTTCATTTTCCACAAATATTTGAACTCCATCCTCACCTAGGACCTCTTCatcattttctttttcttcttcatcCTGATCTCTATCACCAGCTGGTTTTTCATTATCAGAGACCACATCAGTAGTATGGTTTTGATTTTTTGTTTTTCTTACCACTTCATTTAAAATGGCAACATACATTGTTGACAACATCATTCACATCATTATCTAAATGGATGATCGAGAGGTTTTCTGAAGACAATGGTTTTGGGTTATGGAAAGTTAAGATGCAAGAAATCTTAACTCAAGATAAGTGTATTGAAGAATTAAAGAGCGAGACATCATTGTCTGCATGCTAACAAAAGTAGAGAAGCCCGAGATGACGGATAAGGCCAGAAGTGTCATTATCTTATGTCTTGAGAATAAAGTTATAAGGGAAGTTGACAAGGAGAAGACTACGACTTTGATGCGGGCAAAACTTGAATCATTGTATTTGACCAAGTGTTTGGCTCACAGTTTGtgtttgaaaaataaaatttacTCATTCTGAATGGTAGATAACAAATCCATAGTGGATGAATTGACATAATTTTACAAGACTATTGATGATCTTGATAATATTGAGGTAAAGGTTGAAAATGATGACAATACTCTACTCTCGTTGATCTCATTACCCAGATCCTTTTAGTACTTTAAGGATGACCTTTTTTTATGGTAAGGAAGATACTATTACTTTGCGCATAAAACCATACACAAATAAGGAAACAAATCTGACGCTTTAATTCTGATTTGGCGCATCATCTTCTGGTGCAGGATGTTCCACAAAGTATGGGACATTTAGCACCACATCTTTGCGACCTATTTTGAGCGCATAGAGACCATATATATTAATagcatgtcatgacatcttgAATAACACGATGACTGTTAAAATGTGTCAATCACTCGTAACAACAACTTCCTTATTTGGCAAATTTTAAGGCAAATACAACATGCTAGATGTGTAACAAAATGTCTAGAATAATTTTCATGAGATAACATTAGGGTGCAGCAAAAAATAAGATCTAAATAACTAGCAACATGCATGCCAAAACATAAAAACCAAACATGAACTAGCACAATAGAACTACCAGAAAATATTGCATTCATTAAATATGTTTATTCTCCCCCTATTTTCCATAATGGGCAGGGGGAGGAGTAGCCAAGAAAAATCACCAAAATGGCCTAGGAAGGGAAGAAATTTAGAGAACCAGAAAAAGGGAAAAAATGGGACCAATAGTGGGAACCACTGTCTTGCCCTTAGGGCTATTAAACAATCATCATAATGACCCATGCAGAGGTGCAAAAGCATCATTAATCAAACAAACTTTAAATATTCAGAATTATCATATAGACCATGACCAGAGCCAACTTCACTTGCACTAGACACATCCTCATTATCATTACCATCCCGATCTTTAATTGTCCTGACATTCTCTTGTTCAACATCCTGAGAAGTTGAAGCACCATCACCCTTGGGAACCATCATCTTTATCAACTCATCTACTATATTATTGCAAGCAGTGGTTGCCATAATCACTTCTTGAAGGGACTTAGATACCTGCATCAATTCCAACAATACATTACTTCTGAAAGTTCCAGAAATGGGAGGAATTTCAGGGAGGTCACTCTCATTTGTCAGATTAAAATGAATATTGAGAATATACATGCCTGGTACATGTGCCACAACAAATAGCATGTAACTTAAAGTTAGTGGACTTCCACTAACACATACAACCTCTTAACTACTAATAGTGACATGCCTTTAACTAACCAGAATTCTAG includes:
- the LOC127136797 gene encoding uncharacterized protein LOC127136797, translating into MGGSKASSTSEVGNDLPRCGCNETMKLLVSKSIENPGRKFWKCRNNMNGCGLFLWDDLVSEFAVKETNPSGCRQCEVNKAYLIEFAKEIVEEIDCRVGKLNKLEKLKKKIAMEKRKNLWLMFVIGLSWMLIAAMVKLV
- the LOC127136796 gene encoding ABC transporter G family member 37, which gives rise to MELTPRGRNQGHVVTFDRDADSFVEEDKELQSKWAAIEKLPTFKRIKTSFVDEITQEESGSRWQRSSSKRVVDVTKLGAVDKRLFIDKLIKHIENDNLNLLQKLRERMERVNVKLPSVEVRYKNLNVEAECEVVQGKPLPTLWNSFFSLFSDLVKTISCSSQETKLGILKDVSGIIKPARLTLLLGPPSCGKTTLLMALAGKLDQSLEVSGEICYNGHRLDEFVPQKTSAYISQYDLHIPEMTVRETIDFSARCQGVGSRAGHVPTATDMPTANDMPTASDMPAPTATDMTVPTNVPVPTDPQPPTDMPVPTIMSQTGSSVAASITKQSRKRVEKKPIIKRRQSERIKLSWFKRPITGEGISSDKPITLPENEDIPTSK